Proteins encoded in a region of the Prunus persica cultivar Lovell chromosome G4, Prunus_persica_NCBIv2, whole genome shotgun sequence genome:
- the LOC18779848 gene encoding uncharacterized protein LOC18779848 — protein sequence MENQNEEDHMVEFTNPEALNSTNPILRPRMVLLKHFVTHTEQVEIGKKCRQLGLGPGGFYQPGYKDGAKLHLQMMCLGRDWDPETRKYGSRRTIDGTQPPAIPHEFSLLVKRGIEEAHAHIKEEFRVSSVEEILPSISPDICIANFYTTSGRLGLHQDRDEGRKSLKESFSCIYGLVGLILSM from the exons ATGGAAAACCAGAATGAAGAAGATCACATGGTTGAATTTACAAATCCAGAAGCACTGAATTCCACCAATCCAATACTGAGGCCGAGGATGGTATTATTGAAACATTTTGTCACCCACACTGAACAG GTTGAAATTGGGAAGAAGTGCAGGCAGCTTGGTCTAGGTCCTGGTGGCTTTTATCAGCCTGGTTACAAAGATGGAGCAAAACTTCATCTGCAGATGATGTGCCTTGGCCGCGACTGGGATCCTGAGACTAGGAAATATGGCTCTAGACGAACAATCGATGGTACTCAGCCTCCTGCTATTCCTCATGAATTTAGTTTGTTGGTTAAAAGAGGAATTGAAGAGGCGCATGCCCATATTAAAGAGGAATTCAGAGTTTCCAGTGTGGAAGAGATACTCCCTTCAATTTCTCCTGATATATGCATTGCCAACTTTTATACAACCAGTGGACGACTTGGCCTCCATCAG gaTCGCGACGAAGGCAGAAAGTCTCTCAAAGAAAGTTTTTCTTGCATATATGGGTTGGTGGGTTTAATCCTGAGTATGTAG
- the LOC18779504 gene encoding G-type lectin S-receptor-like serine/threonine-protein kinase SD2-5, producing the protein MQLYLFISLSLFFTYGHSKTDISLGYQLTVAVPIEYSLGFIGRAFFMETNEITQTFKTALSVEAVNDKYSCSLEVFLGDVKVWNSGHHSKFYTSNICVLQLTQDGDLRLKGPKDRVGWRTGTSGQGVKRLQILRTGNLVLLDGLGNIKWQSFNFPTDVMLWGQRLSVASRLISFPTNSTSYYSLEIEQSRIALYLNSGKWNYSYWEFKPTKNRNIAYVQLGRKGLELFNDKQKKIAEIHPSDHQTVQFGQPLRFLALGNRTGNLKLYFYSPSIAKFDAAFQALNTTCDLPLACKPYGICTLSSACSCIQVLIAENETSRSGNSDCSQGISGGFCGNGKTKAEMLELKGVGSVLRGAPKIVNVSKEACASLCLEDCNCTSALYSTAKGGMEVEECFLYGMVIGVKQVERGNELSYMVKVRKAAHGGHGKSNLKRWVLVLVGVVDGLIILLVFGGLGYYMIKKRRKHTLPNGHNN; encoded by the exons ATGCAGCTCTATTtgttcatttctctctctcttttcttcactTATGGCCATTCCAAAACAGATATCTCTCTTGGGTACCAGCTCACTGTGGCAGTGCCCATTGAATACAGTTTAGGATTCATTGGGAGAGCATTTTTTATGGAGACAAATGAAATCACACAAACTTTTAAAACTGCATTAAGTGTTGAAGCTGTGAATGACAAATACTCATGCTCCTTGGAAGTCTTTCTTGGAGATGTCAAGGTTTGGAACTCTGGTCATCACTCAAAGTTTTATACTTCAAATATATGCGTCCTTCAACTCACCCAAGATGGAGATTTGAGGTTGAAGGGTCCAAAAGACAGAGTTGGATGGAGAACTGGGACTTCTGGACAAGGTGTGAAG AGGTTACAGATATTAAGGACAGGAAATTTAGTTCTGCTAGATGGGTTGGGCAATATCAAGTGGCAGAGTTTTAATTTTCCAACTGATGTAATGCTTTGGGGTCAGAGACTAAGTGTGGCTTCTAGGTTGATTTCATTTCCAACCAACTCCACTTCATACTACTCACTTGAAATTGAACAGAGCAGGATTGCTCTCTACTTGAATTCTGGTAAGTGGAACTATTCCTATTGGGAATTTAAGCCTACCAAGAACAGAAACATCGCTTATGTTCAATTGGGTCGCAAGGGTTTAGAGTTATTCAatgataaacaaaagaaaattgcgGAGATTCATCCATCTGATCATCAAACAGTTCAGTTTGGTCAGCCCCTGAGGTTCTTAGCATTGGGGAACAGAACAGGAAATTTGAAGCTATATTTTTACTCACCCAGCATTGCTAAATTTGACGCTGCTTTTCAAGCACTCAACACCACATGTGATCTTCCATTGGCTTGTAAGCCTTATGGGATTTGCACCTTGTCCAGTGCTTGTTCATGCATTCAAGTTTTGATAGCCGAAAATGAGACCAGTAGAAGTGGTAATTCTGATTGCAGTCAAGGAATTTCAGGTGGGTTTTGTGGCAATGGCAAGACTAAAGCAGAGATGCTTGAATTAAAGGGTGTTGGTAGTGTTTTGAGGGGTGCTCCTAAAATAGTTAATGTGAGCAAAGAAGCATGTGCTAGTTTGTGCTTAGAAGACTGTAATTGTACATCTGCATTATATTCAACTGCAAAAGGAGGCATGGAAGTAGAAGAGTGCTTTCTTTATGGAATGGTAATTGGGGTTAAACAAGTTGAAAGGGGAAATGAATTGAGCTACATGGTTAAGGTTCGAAAAGCAGCTCATGGGGGCCATGGAAAGTCCAATTTGAAAAGGTGGGTTTTGGTCCTGGTGGGAGTGGTTGATGGGTTGATTATTCTTCTGGTTTTTGGAGGCCTTGGCTACTACATgataaagaagagaagaaaacacaCATTGCCTAATGGCCATAACAATTGA
- the LOC18778862 gene encoding 40S ribosomal protein S13 codes for MGRMHSRGKGISASALPYKRTPPSWLKISTQDVEENICKFAKKGLTPSQIGVILRDSHGIAQVKSVTGSKILRILKAHGLAPEIPEDLYHLIKKAVSIRKHLERNRKDKDSKFRLILVESRIHRLARYYKKTKKLPPVWKYESTTASTLVA; via the exons ATGGGGCGTATGCACAGCAGAGG TAAGGGTATATCGGCTTCGGCTCTTCCATACAAGAGGACCCCTCCGAGCTGGTTAAAGATCTCAACTCAGGAT GTTGAGGAGAACATTTGCAAATTTGCCAAGAAGGGTCTAACACCCTCTCAAATTGGTGTCATTCTGCGTGATTCTCATGGGATTGCTCAGGTGAAGAGTGTTACCGGAAGCAAGATATTACGTATACTGAAGGCACATG GTCTTGCTCCTGAAATACCTGAGGATTTATACCACCTCATCAAGAAAGCTGTCTCAATTAGGAAGCATTTGGAAAGGAACAGGAAGGACAAGGATTCTAAATTTAGACTGATTCTGGTTGAGAGTAGAATCCATCGCCTTGCTCGTTACTACAAGAAGACAAAGAAGCTTCCACCAGTGTGGAAGTA TGAATCTACCACCGCCAGCACCCTTGTGGCCTAG